In Atribacterota bacterium, one DNA window encodes the following:
- a CDS encoding ABC transporter permease — protein sequence MLSYIIRRLLILPIILLGVSFLIFCLFSLLSPMERLATYVNNPSVLKNPQAAQNLIAKYHLDDPFPAGYFHWLGSIVRFDFGWSPTANQPVWDAIMQRLPATMELVLYSIIPVIIVGIWLGVISAVHHNDLIDQFIRVTAIIGWSLPTFIFGLLVLFIFYGILGWLPPGRLSTWAQYIVYTGDSFNTYTHFITIDALLNGRLDIFWDALKHLIGPIITLSYISWAYLLRITRSSMLDTLRKDYIRTARAKGVDENTVIYLHARKNAMIPVITVAGMMIIGMLGGVVITETVFTYPGLGYWAASSAQQLDYGSVIGFALLFAFIMVIGNLVVDVSYALIDPRVRLE from the coding sequence ATGTTATCCTATATAATCAGACGTCTGCTAATTCTTCCGATAATTTTGTTAGGAGTTTCTTTTCTGATATTTTGTCTTTTTTCACTTTTAAGTCCAATGGAAAGATTGGCAACATATGTTAATAACCCCAGTGTTCTGAAGAATCCCCAGGCTGCACAAAATTTGATTGCAAAATATCATTTAGATGATCCGTTTCCAGCAGGTTATTTTCATTGGCTGGGTTCAATAGTAAGGTTTGATTTTGGCTGGTCTCCAACTGCCAATCAGCCAGTGTGGGATGCCATCATGCAGAGGCTTCCTGCTACTATGGAGCTGGTTTTATATTCTATTATTCCGGTAATAATAGTGGGAATCTGGTTAGGAGTCATCTCAGCGGTACATCATAATGATTTGATAGACCAGTTTATTCGGGTAACGGCTATTATTGGCTGGTCTCTACCCACATTTATTTTTGGGCTATTGGTATTATTTATTTTTTATGGAATATTAGGCTGGTTACCACCGGGACGGTTGAGTACCTGGGCACAGTATATTGTTTATACCGGTGATAGTTTTAATACGTACACTCATTTTATAACCATTGATGCGCTTTTGAATGGACGCTTAGATATTTTTTGGGATGCGTTGAAACACTTGATTGGTCCGATTATTACTTTATCCTATATTTCCTGGGCATATTTATTACGAATTACCCGATCCAGTATGTTGGATACGCTTAGAAAAGATTATATAAGAACAGCTCGTGCCAAAGGAGTTGACGAAAATACTGTTATTTATCTTCATGCCAGAAAAAATGCGATGATTCCAGTGATAACAGTTGCAGGAATGATGATTATCGGAATGTTAGGAGGGGTAGTAATTACCGAAACAGTATTTACCTATCCCGGATTGGGTTACTGGGCTGCTTCTTCAGCTCAACAACTGGACTATGGATCTGTAATTGGATTTGCTTTATTATTTGCCTTTATTATGGTTATTGGAAATTTAGTTGTTGATGTTTCTTATGCCTTAATTGATCCAAGGGTTAGATTGGAGTAA
- a CDS encoding ABC transporter permease, translated as MNRIIRKLFSNTTSLIGLILLFIFILIAIFAPYIAPPLFASDPYQIPRMSWDVEPQPPGFSMSDDIRLIYDSLGQPITRETAIFGTAQGGYDIFYGMIWGTRTAFRIGIITVTLSMFIGVVSGSIAAYFGGWIDELLMRITDIFLSIPFLVAAMVLTTILGRGLDKVMIALVAFGWMGYARVIRGSILCVKEEVYINAARALGVKDFNIIVRHLLPNTIFPVMVQASMNIGSMVITAAALSFLGVGAPLGYADWGQMVSFARNWIVGSPGNAGEYWYAVFFPALFIVLFVLAWNLVGDTLRDILDPRLRGEL; from the coding sequence ATGAATCGTATCATCAGAAAACTTTTCAGTAACACTACATCATTGATTGGTTTAATATTGCTCTTTATTTTTATTCTGATTGCCATATTTGCTCCTTATATTGCCCCACCACTGTTTGCATCTGATCCATATCAAATACCCAGAATGTCCTGGGATGTTGAGCCACAACCTCCGGGTTTTTCCATGTCGGACGATATAAGACTTATTTATGATAGTTTGGGACAGCCTATTACAAGGGAAACTGCAATATTTGGCACCGCCCAAGGGGGATATGACATATTTTATGGAATGATATGGGGTACCCGAACAGCTTTTCGAATTGGCATAATTACTGTTACCTTATCCATGTTTATTGGTGTTGTAAGTGGTTCTATTGCTGCTTATTTCGGAGGATGGATAGATGAATTATTGATGCGTATTACTGATATATTTTTATCTATTCCTTTCCTGGTGGCTGCCATGGTTTTAACTACTATTCTGGGCAGAGGGCTGGATAAAGTAATGATTGCATTGGTGGCATTCGGCTGGATGGGCTATGCCAGGGTGATAAGAGGTAGCATTCTATGTGTAAAAGAAGAGGTCTATATTAATGCTGCCAGGGCTTTGGGAGTAAAAGACTTTAATATCATTGTGCGCCATTTGCTGCCAAATACAATATTTCCTGTAATGGTACAGGCAAGTATGAATATAGGATCTATGGTTATTACTGCAGCTGCACTAAGTTTTTTAGGAGTAGGGGCGCCTCTTGGGTATGCAGATTGGGGGCAAATGGTCAGTTTTGCCCGTAACTGGATTGTAGGATCTCCCGGGAATGCAGGAGAATACTGGTATGCAGTGTTTTTCCCGGCACTATTTATTGTGTTGTTTGTTCTTGCATGGAATTTAGTGGGAGATACCTTGAGAGATATTTTAGATCCCCGTTTGAGAGGTGAGCTATGA
- a CDS encoding ABC transporter ATP-binding protein, translating to MDNTLVSIKNLVKYFPIKKGVFRKTVGWVKAVDGISFDIYSGETLGLVGESGCGKSTTAMTILRLEEPTGGDILFQGKNIAKIKKGQMRKYRKDLQVIFQDPYSSLDPRMKVRNIIAEGLAAHNIYNFKKRYQKVGDLLEKVGIVPEYMDRFPHEFSGGQRQRIGIARALALDPKMIICDEAVSALDVSIRSQIINLFKDLQEEFNLTYLFIAHDLSVIKYISDRVAVMYLGKIVEIASKEIFFKNTLHPYAQALVSAVPVPNPDFKKKRIILQGDVPSPANPPKGCRFHPRCPKAMEICSREEPLLREIEKKHFVACHLY from the coding sequence ATGGATAATACATTAGTAAGCATAAAAAATTTAGTAAAGTATTTTCCGATAAAAAAAGGTGTATTCAGAAAAACAGTAGGGTGGGTAAAGGCTGTTGATGGTATTAGTTTTGACATATATTCAGGAGAAACATTGGGACTTGTCGGGGAGTCAGGTTGTGGGAAATCAACTACTGCTATGACTATACTTCGGTTGGAGGAGCCTACCGGTGGTGATATTTTATTTCAGGGAAAAAACATTGCAAAGATAAAAAAAGGCCAGATGCGAAAGTACAGGAAAGACTTACAGGTTATCTTTCAAGACCCTTATAGCTCCCTGGATCCTAGAATGAAGGTAAGAAATATTATTGCTGAAGGATTAGCAGCACATAACATATACAATTTTAAAAAAAGGTACCAGAAAGTGGGGGATTTATTGGAAAAGGTAGGCATTGTACCGGAATATATGGATCGTTTTCCACATGAATTCAGCGGAGGACAGAGACAGAGAATTGGAATAGCTCGCGCTTTAGCATTAGACCCCAAAATGATTATTTGTGATGAAGCGGTTTCTGCTTTAGATGTCTCAATTCGCTCACAAATTATTAATTTATTTAAAGATTTACAAGAAGAGTTCAATCTGACTTATTTATTTATAGCTCATGATTTAAGTGTTATTAAATATATCAGCGATCGGGTTGCGGTAATGTATTTAGGAAAAATAGTAGAAATAGCATCAAAAGAAATATTTTTTAAGAATACACTACACCCTTATGCGCAGGCGTTAGTTTCAGCTGTTCCTGTTCCCAATCCTGATTTTAAGAAGAAAAGAATTATTTTACAGGGAGATGTGCCAAGTCCGGCTAATCCTCCAAAAGGATGCCGTTTTCATCCCCGATGCCCAAAAGCAATGGAAATTTGTTCAAGAGAGGAACCTCTCCTAAGAGAAATTGAAAAAAAACATTTTGTAGCTTGTCATTTATATTAA
- a CDS encoding ABC transporter substrate-binding protein: MKSKILCIIIVVLLVIGVTSSVNAQVPNPERIVYAAIGGPETMDPHWAYDTASGEVIFQIYDNLIAYDGESLSEFVPMIATEVPSAENELISEDGLTYIFPIRKDVKFHNGNILTPEDVEYTFERGMIFDRAGGPMWMILEPLLGVGSIEGLAVEVAGVENYSDMFENDELLPEYEEAMIKVYTDYIDRVVEVQDNNIVLHLAQPYAPFLNILAHGGAWSAIINKSWSIENGAWDGKADTWWKYHDPANEDDPLYSIANGTGPFKLTRWVPEETIMLESFEDHWRGPAKLKEVVYQYVNEWTTRKLMLQNGDADIVYVPVTNVNEVEDLEGVELITGLPTLQNTVVHMPWTLNAEGNANLGSGKLDGNGIPPDFFSDIHVRRGFSYLFPYEVNIETTMNGHAIRNPGPIPQGLLGYSDDPELFYEFNIEKAREEFQQAWDGELWEKGCKFNIFYNEGNDVRKAACDMISTYARMVNPKFELTSVGVQWSSYLKQFLAEQLPIYVIGWLADYPDPHNWVPTFLGSTGTYSGYYGEAYREWARENIDPLIDAALKSVDPEERADIYQELTQLAHDNAVALYIYQPIGIHVQRDWVKGWYYNAMISGLPESADYYTIYKE; encoded by the coding sequence TTGAAGAGTAAAATATTATGTATAATTATAGTAGTTTTACTTGTAATAGGAGTTACAAGCAGCGTAAATGCACAGGTACCAAACCCTGAGCGTATAGTTTATGCTGCAATCGGTGGACCGGAAACAATGGACCCTCATTGGGCTTATGATACTGCCAGCGGAGAGGTAATCTTTCAGATATATGATAACCTTATTGCTTACGACGGTGAAAGCCTATCAGAATTTGTACCAATGATAGCAACCGAGGTACCCTCAGCCGAAAATGAATTAATTTCTGAAGATGGATTAACCTATATTTTTCCAATTCGGAAGGATGTTAAATTTCACAATGGTAACATCCTTACTCCTGAGGATGTAGAGTATACCTTTGAAAGAGGTATGATTTTTGATAGGGCTGGTGGCCCTATGTGGATGATTTTAGAGCCGCTTTTGGGAGTAGGAAGCATTGAAGGACTTGCAGTTGAAGTAGCTGGAGTAGAAAATTATTCTGATATGTTTGAGAACGATGAGCTCCTGCCAGAATATGAAGAGGCTATGATTAAAGTATATACTGATTATATAGACAGGGTTGTAGAAGTGCAGGACAATAATATTGTTTTACACCTTGCCCAGCCATATGCCCCGTTCTTAAACATTTTAGCACATGGTGGTGCCTGGTCAGCAATTATCAACAAGAGCTGGTCAATTGAAAACGGTGCATGGGACGGAAAAGCCGACACCTGGTGGAAATATCATGACCCGGCTAATGAAGATGACCCATTATATAGTATTGCCAATGGTACTGGACCGTTTAAGTTAACACGATGGGTACCGGAAGAAACTATAATGCTGGAGAGTTTTGAAGACCACTGGAGAGGTCCTGCTAAATTAAAAGAGGTAGTTTACCAGTATGTAAATGAATGGACAACCAGAAAATTGATGCTGCAAAATGGAGATGCTGATATAGTATATGTTCCGGTTACCAATGTTAATGAAGTTGAGGATTTAGAGGGAGTTGAGCTAATAACAGGTTTGCCGACTCTGCAAAATACTGTTGTTCATATGCCGTGGACTTTAAATGCTGAAGGTAATGCTAATCTGGGAAGCGGTAAATTGGATGGAAATGGAATACCACCTGACTTCTTCTCTGATATTCATGTTAGAAGAGGTTTTTCTTACCTGTTCCCGTATGAAGTTAATATTGAAACAACCATGAACGGACATGCAATCAGAAACCCTGGCCCAATTCCACAGGGATTGTTAGGATATTCTGATGACCCGGAATTGTTCTATGAATTTAATATTGAAAAAGCAAGAGAAGAATTCCAGCAAGCATGGGATGGAGAGCTCTGGGAAAAGGGATGTAAATTCAATATCTTCTATAATGAAGGGAATGATGTTCGAAAAGCAGCTTGTGATATGATTTCCACTTATGCCAGAATGGTAAATCCCAAATTTGAGCTTACTTCTGTTGGTGTTCAGTGGTCATCTTACCTGAAACAATTCCTGGCGGAACAATTACCTATCTATGTTATAGGTTGGCTTGCGGATTATCCTGATCCTCACAACTGGGTTCCTACGTTCTTAGGCAGTACCGGAACCTACAGCGGTTATTATGGAGAAGCTTACAGGGAATGGGCAAGAGAAAATATTGACCCGCTAATTGATGCTGCTTTAAAATCAGTTGATCCGGAGGAAAGAGCAGATATTTACCAAGAATTGACCCAGCTTGCTCATGATAATGCAGTGGCACTATACATATATCAGCCTATTGGAATCCATGTTCAAAGAGATTGGGTAAAAGGCTGGTACTATAATGCCATGATATCAGGTTTGCCGGAAAGCGCTGATTACTATACAATTTATAAAGAATAA
- a CDS encoding ABC transporter ATP-binding protein, protein MMQKDKNKILQVIDLKTYFFTENGVVKAVDGVDFEVYQGETLGLVGESGCGKSVTAFSTMGLLDYPGKTVGGQILFKGEDLLKKSEKQMRQIRGKDISMIFQEPMTSLNPVLTIGFQITEALEVHFKMEKIKARKKVIELLEKVGIPIPEQRIDEYPHQLSGGMRQRAMIAMALACDPALLIADEPTTSLDVTIQAQILELMKSLLEQFNSSMIMITHDLGVIAEIADRVAVMYAGKIVEYATTRSIFYSPLHPYTFGLLTSIPRLDMDIKKLESIPGVVPDPLHFPEGCKFNPRCIFATEKCRKEEPPLVEIEKNHSVSCWHIDKVKKEAQKVSFTGRLSTDG, encoded by the coding sequence ATGATGCAAAAAGATAAGAATAAAATATTACAGGTTATAGACCTGAAAACATATTTTTTTACCGAGAACGGAGTTGTAAAGGCAGTAGATGGTGTGGATTTTGAGGTATATCAGGGAGAGACCCTTGGATTAGTAGGAGAATCAGGTTGCGGTAAGAGCGTTACAGCTTTTTCCACTATGGGATTGCTTGATTATCCAGGTAAGACAGTTGGTGGACAGATACTTTTTAAGGGAGAGGATTTACTAAAAAAAAGTGAAAAACAGATGCGCCAGATTAGAGGGAAGGATATTTCTATGATTTTTCAGGAACCCATGACTTCCCTGAATCCTGTTCTTACTATTGGTTTTCAAATAACTGAGGCATTAGAAGTGCATTTTAAAATGGAAAAAATAAAAGCCAGAAAAAAGGTAATTGAACTTTTAGAAAAAGTAGGGATTCCAATCCCGGAGCAGCGTATCGATGAGTACCCTCATCAATTAAGTGGAGGCATGAGACAGAGGGCTATGATAGCCATGGCTTTAGCATGTGACCCTGCTTTGCTGATTGCAGATGAGCCGACAACTTCTTTGGATGTTACAATTCAAGCTCAAATTTTAGAATTGATGAAGTCACTTTTAGAGCAATTTAACAGTTCTATGATTATGATAACACATGATCTGGGAGTTATTGCTGAAATTGCTGATAGAGTTGCAGTTATGTATGCCGGCAAGATCGTTGAATATGCTACTACCCGTTCAATATTCTATTCACCTCTACATCCTTACACCTTTGGCCTTCTTACTTCAATTCCAAGATTAGATATGGATATAAAGAAGTTAGAGTCAATTCCGGGTGTTGTTCCTGACCCACTACATTTTCCGGAAGGATGCAAATTTAATCCGCGCTGTATTTTTGCTACAGAAAAATGCCGTAAAGAAGAACCTCCCCTGGTGGAAATTGAAAAAAATCATTCAGTTAGTTGTTGGCATATTGACAAAGTAAAAAAGGAGGCACAAAAAGTGTCTTTTACCGGGAGGTTGTCAACAGATGGATAA